A genome region from Clostridiales bacterium includes the following:
- a CDS encoding MgtC/SapB family protein, with amino-acid sequence MSQFIDQLVFIGQVLCAMVLGSLIGLERKLREKEAGLRTHALVAGGACLLMIVSKYGFLGNFDSARVAAQIVTGIGFLGAGMILFKKHSIHGLTTAAGIWVTAAIGMCVGAELYYLSLGITLIIVIFQYVMRLNINPLRSKDFITYKIKFYSQDNEQELIKEIFGAKNFIQFNLEYEDQCLVCTGIIRSLKLKQDKDLKDIMEKHKFIINIEKIIE; translated from the coding sequence ATGTCGCAATTTATCGATCAATTGGTTTTTATAGGCCAAGTTTTATGCGCTATGGTATTAGGCTCGCTAATCGGCCTTGAGCGCAAATTAAGGGAAAAAGAGGCGGGGCTTAGGACGCACGCTTTAGTGGCAGGCGGCGCTTGTCTTTTGATGATAGTGTCCAAATACGGCTTTTTGGGCAATTTTGATTCCGCCCGCGTCGCCGCCCAGATTGTAACCGGCATAGGTTTTTTGGGCGCAGGCATGATTTTATTCAAAAAGCACTCTATCCACGGGCTCACCACGGCGGCGGGAATTTGGGTAACCGCGGCGATAGGAATGTGCGTGGGCGCCGAGCTATATTATTTGAGCTTAGGCATTACCTTAATAATAGTTATTTTCCAATATGTAATGCGCCTTAACATCAATCCGCTAAGATCAAAAGATTTTATAACATATAAAATAAAATTTTATTCCCAAGACAACGAACAGGAATTAATAAAAGAAATTTTTGGAGCGAAAAATTTCATCCAGTTTAATTTGGAATATGAAGACCAATGCTTGGTATGCACGGGCATTATAAGAAGTCTAAAACTAAAACAAGATAAAGATTTAAAAGACATAATGGAAAAACACAAATTTATTATCAATATAGAAAAAATAATTGAATAA
- a CDS encoding D-alanyl-D-alanine carboxypeptidase, translating to MFPKLINRFLVALLFFATLVLSARPDIRPKAITCASSMALIEVNSGRIIFSHNAHARREMASTTKILTAITVIENCENLDQIISVPKEAVGIEGSSIYLARGEKISVRDLLYGLMLRSGNDAAMALAIHTAGSVNGFCRLMNDTAKKIGALNSNFVNPHGLHHPEHYTTAYDLAIISAYAMKNPVFKQIVSTKVHKATWEGRDYPRVMYNKNKILSMYEGGNGIKTGYTKKAGRCLVSSAQKGNMEVVCVVLNCGPMFEECMRIMDMAFSQYPMRELVSPQKSMGKLPTLRSKQTEIDIVADQEFSYPLSDQEYNNIKYDVDIRTVLYAPMKKGTPIGKVSGYLGSKKLFEVKAVLKDELEVLPFKERLEYILRAEQPGQAQ from the coding sequence ATGTTCCCGAAATTAATTAATCGGTTTTTGGTTGCATTATTGTTTTTTGCGACTTTGGTTTTATCGGCGCGCCCCGATATACGCCCAAAAGCCATAACTTGCGCGTCTTCAATGGCGTTGATAGAAGTCAACTCAGGCAGGATTATATTCTCCCATAACGCGCACGCAAGGCGCGAGATGGCAAGCACCACTAAGATTCTAACCGCTATTACCGTGATAGAAAATTGCGAAAATTTGGACCAAATCATAAGCGTCCCCAAAGAAGCCGTAGGAATAGAAGGGTCGTCCATATATTTGGCAAGGGGCGAAAAAATCAGTGTCAGGGATTTGCTATATGGGCTTATGCTCCGTTCGGGCAACGACGCGGCAATGGCGTTGGCGATACATACTGCCGGGAGCGTTAACGGCTTTTGCCGATTGATGAACGATACGGCCAAAAAAATAGGCGCGCTCAATTCCAATTTTGTCAATCCGCACGGGCTTCATCATCCCGAGCATTACACGACCGCATACGACCTTGCGATTATAAGCGCTTACGCTATGAAAAACCCCGTATTCAAACAAATCGTTTCAACCAAAGTCCACAAGGCCACTTGGGAAGGCCGCGATTATCCGCGCGTTATGTATAACAAAAACAAAATTCTTTCTATGTATGAAGGCGGCAACGGCATAAAAACGGGATATACCAAAAAGGCCGGACGGTGCTTGGTAAGCTCCGCCCAAAAAGGCAATATGGAAGTTGTTTGCGTGGTGCTCAATTGCGGGCCTATGTTTGAGGAATGCATGCGCATTATGGATATGGCTTTTTCGCAATATCCTATGCGCGAGCTTGTGTCGCCCCAAAAAAGCATGGGAAAACTTCCGACGCTAAGGAGCAAACAAACCGAAATAGATATTGTCGCCGACCAAGAATTTAGTTATCCTTTGAGCGACCAAGAATATAATAATATAAAATACGATGTTGACATACGGACTGTTTTATACGCCCCGATGAAAAAAGGAACGCCGATAGGCAAAGTCAGCGGATATTTGGGCTCAAAAAAACTATTTGAGGTAAAAGCGGTCCTAAAAGACGAATTGGAAGTATTGCCATTTAAGGAAAGATTGGAATATATATTAAGGGCGGAACAACCGGGCCAAGCCCAATAA
- the ytfJ gene encoding sporulation protein YtfJ codes for MISGYEHPIERLMASSMTKIKSLVDTDTIVGNPVKTPDGTVIIPVSKVTMGFVTGGGEYSDINNNKKMETFPFAGGSGGGISVSPIGFLVDNGKTIKIMPVNGENAYDKLLDIVPELIDSLITDRREKS; via the coding sequence ATGATTAGCGGATATGAGCATCCGATAGAAAGGCTTATGGCGTCTTCAATGACCAAAATAAAATCATTGGTGGATACCGACACAATCGTAGGCAATCCCGTCAAGACCCCGGACGGCACCGTGATAATACCCGTATCAAAAGTCACTATGGGCTTTGTCACGGGCGGCGGAGAATACAGCGACATCAACAACAACAAAAAAATGGAGACTTTTCCTTTCGCGGGCGGCAGCGGCGGCGGAATAAGCGTATCCCCCATAGGTTTTTTGGTTGATAACGGAAAAACCATTAAGATTATGCCCGTTAACGGCGAAAACGCCTATGACAAGCTATTGGATATAGTGCCTGAGTTGATAGATTCGCTTATTACGGACAGAAGAGAAAAGTCATAA
- the scpB gene encoding SMC-Scp complex subunit ScpB — MKIERLCAIIEAILFLAGEPVKKDDIMSKLNIGEKQMNEAIGLIEKKHSGASGIHLLKFNSKLQFATNPDVADEVSAVLNPIKEKELSRACLETLAIIAYKQPITRLEVEQIRGVNSEYTFSVLSQHGLIQVVGRKDVIGKPMLFGTTDEFLKRFGLSSLEDLPDYEKLLERISVIENPQDHMLYKFDDDFELPEEEIPDFLKDEIDN; from the coding sequence ATGAAAATTGAAAGGCTTTGCGCTATTATAGAAGCTATTTTGTTTTTGGCGGGAGAGCCCGTAAAAAAAGACGATATAATGTCCAAGCTAAACATCGGCGAAAAACAAATGAACGAAGCTATTGGCTTAATAGAAAAAAAACATTCGGGCGCTTCGGGCATACATTTGCTAAAATTCAATAGCAAACTTCAATTTGCGACCAATCCCGATGTGGCGGACGAGGTATCCGCCGTGCTTAACCCTATCAAAGAAAAAGAGCTTTCGCGCGCTTGTTTAGAAACTTTGGCTATAATAGCCTACAAACAGCCTATAACCAGGTTGGAAGTGGAACAGATAAGGGGCGTCAACAGCGAATATACGTTTTCGGTGCTTAGCCAGCACGGCCTTATACAAGTGGTAGGGCGCAAAGATGTGATAGGCAAGCCTATGCTTTTTGGGACTACTGATGAGTTCTTAAAAAGATTTGGGCTGTCGTCGCTGGAAGACTTGCCTGATTATGAAAAGTTGCTTGAGCGCATTTCAGTCATAGAAAATCCCCAAGACCATATGCTTTACAAATTTGACGACGATTTTGAGTTGCCCGAAGAAGAAATACCCGATTTTTTGAAAGACGAAATAGATAATTAA
- a CDS encoding segregation/condensation protein A: protein MCDNMPEILKQKEEFIIYRLDDFEGPLDLLLHLVKEAKIEIKNIFVSNITEQFLSHMEQLETIDMEKAAEFVDVASTLVEIKVKSLLPKMEEFIIEEEEDPKERLIKQLEEYNLFKEAGEKLKQQENIYRFYKQPDPKVSDSRVVLKSMSLGGLLDAFSSMLHKLALQKQAAIPKTIIKDRFTVAEKIDEIKAIISVKKTMSFFELFESDFTKSEMINTFLALLELLRLRVVTCYQATLFGDIILTYAGEQDEN, encoded by the coding sequence GTGTGCGATAATATGCCCGAAATCCTAAAACAAAAAGAAGAATTTATAATATATCGTTTGGACGATTTTGAAGGTCCGCTTGATTTGTTGTTGCATCTTGTAAAAGAAGCCAAAATAGAAATCAAAAATATTTTTGTTTCCAATATAACCGAGCAGTTTTTATCCCATATGGAACAGCTGGAAACCATTGATATGGAAAAAGCGGCGGAATTTGTGGATGTCGCCTCAACATTGGTTGAGATTAAAGTTAAGTCGCTATTGCCTAAGATGGAAGAGTTTATTATAGAAGAGGAAGAAGACCCCAAAGAGCGTCTAATAAAGCAATTGGAAGAATACAATCTTTTCAAAGAAGCCGGAGAAAAACTAAAACAGCAAGAAAATATTTATAGATTTTACAAACAGCCCGACCCCAAGGTCAGCGATTCAAGGGTTGTTTTGAAGTCCATGTCTTTGGGCGGGCTTTTGGACGCTTTTTCGTCAATGCTTCACAAACTTGCCCTGCAAAAACAAGCCGCGATCCCAAAGACAATAATAAAAGACCGTTTTACCGTAGCCGAAAAGATAGACGAAATCAAAGCCATAATAAGCGTCAAAAAAACCATGAGTTTTTTTGAGTTGTTTGAGAGCGATTTTACCAAAAGCGAAATGATTAACACCTTTTTGGCGCTTTTGGAATTATTAAGATTGCGCGTTGTAACATGTTATCAAGCGACTTTATTTGGGGATATAATATTGACATACGCAGGTGAGCAAGATGAAAATTGA
- a CDS encoding site-2 protease family protein: MIANISYHLARILALLIALVLHEIAHAVVALWNGDPTAKNAGRISLNPVRHFDMLGLFMLLTLRFGYGKPVPINPYNFRNRRLGVFTVSIAGVSVNLLLSFISAGVYVPLYYLSGAATMNNAFMGFLITFFFLMVFINIFLMIFNLLPIYPLDGFRVVESLTRYNNPYVVFMRKYGLYLLLGLFVISFLGGYIFPDLIAQYPFLDPLSYVITNVSSWIVNPILKFWMFIWGVR; this comes from the coding sequence ATGATAGCTAATATATCTTATCATTTGGCTAGAATCTTGGCATTATTGATCGCGCTTGTGCTTCACGAAATAGCGCACGCCGTTGTGGCGCTGTGGAACGGCGACCCCACCGCAAAAAACGCGGGCAGAATTTCGTTAAATCCCGTGCGGCATTTTGATATGCTGGGTTTATTTATGTTATTGACTTTGCGCTTTGGATACGGCAAACCCGTGCCCATTAATCCTTATAACTTCAGAAATAGGCGGCTGGGCGTCTTTACGGTATCCATAGCGGGCGTTTCGGTCAATCTTTTGCTGTCTTTTATTTCTGCAGGCGTATATGTTCCGCTTTATTATCTTAGCGGCGCGGCGACTATGAATAACGCTTTTATGGGCTTTTTGATAACTTTCTTTTTTTTAATGGTTTTTATAAATATCTTTTTGATGATATTTAATCTTTTGCCTATCTATCCTTTGGACGGATTTAGAGTGGTAGAATCCTTGACCCGTTATAACAATCCTTATGTGGTATTTATGAGAAAATACGGGCTTTATTTGCTTTTGGGCTTGTTTGTGATAAGCTTTTTGGGAGGCTATATATTTCCCGATTTGATTGCCCAATATCCTTTTTTAGACCCCTTATCATATGTCATAACCAATGTGTCGTCTTGGATTGTTAACCCGATTTTAAAGTTTTGGATGTTTATTTGGGGTGTGCGATAA
- the lysA gene encoding diaminopimelate decarboxylase, whose product MITNKAFKINNLGHLEIGGIDCVDLAKEFGTPLYVLDEQSIRDVCKRYVTAAKEYPDSLICFASKALSVKAIYKIIQSENLGADVVSGGELYTAAAAGFDMDKVYFHGNNKSYGELVMAVKLGVHCIVVDNWDELELLNRVSRENNNAKINCMVRVNPGVEAHTHHYIQTSLPDSKFGFLISDGTALEAAKAIIDSDNLGFLGIHCHIGSQIFDDKPFIAAMDKMTDFAAQIYDNLKTPVQELNMGGGFGIHYTPEDNPLPFEDYISRCIQALKKMLKTKNIPAPRLIFEPGRSIVGEAGITLYSVGSIKEIKGLKKYLAIDGGMFDNPRYALYQAKYSCILANRADQKPEETVTIAGKCCESGDIIIESANLPKAKPGDILAVFSTGAYNYSMASNYNRNLIPPMVLVNKGKAQYIVKPQTYEDLISRDVIPEWLK is encoded by the coding sequence ATGATTACAAACAAAGCTTTTAAGATCAATAATTTAGGGCATTTGGAAATAGGCGGGATAGATTGCGTTGACCTTGCCAAAGAATTCGGCACTCCGCTGTATGTCTTGGACGAGCAATCAATTAGGGATGTCTGCAAAAGATATGTTACGGCGGCCAAAGAATATCCCGATAGCCTAATCTGTTTTGCGTCCAAGGCGCTTTCCGTCAAGGCAATATACAAGATAATACAGTCGGAAAATTTGGGCGCGGATGTTGTAAGCGGCGGCGAGCTGTACACCGCGGCGGCGGCGGGCTTTGACATGGACAAAGTCTATTTTCACGGCAATAACAAAAGCTACGGCGAGCTTGTTATGGCTGTCAAATTGGGCGTTCATTGCATCGTGGTTGACAATTGGGACGAGTTAGAATTGCTAAACCGCGTAAGCCGCGAAAATAATAACGCCAAAATTAATTGCATGGTTCGCGTAAATCCGGGCGTAGAGGCGCACACCCACCATTATATACAAACCTCATTGCCCGATTCAAAATTCGGGTTTTTAATATCGGACGGGACGGCCTTGGAAGCCGCAAAAGCTATTATAGATAGCGATAACTTGGGGTTTTTGGGCATCCATTGCCATATCGGCTCTCAAATATTTGACGACAAGCCTTTTATAGCCGCAATGGATAAGATGACCGATTTTGCCGCCCAAATATATGACAATCTCAAAACGCCCGTTCAAGAGCTTAACATGGGCGGCGGGTTCGGGATACATTATACGCCCGAAGACAATCCTTTGCCTTTTGAGGATTATATATCGCGCTGTATTCAGGCCCTGAAAAAGATGCTCAAGACCAAAAATATCCCGGCGCCTAGACTTATCTTTGAGCCCGGAAGGTCCATAGTTGGCGAGGCGGGCATAACGCTGTATAGCGTAGGTTCTATCAAAGAAATAAAAGGGCTCAAAAAGTATCTAGCCATAGACGGCGGAATGTTTGACAATCCAAGATACGCCCTATACCAAGCCAAATATTCGTGTATTTTGGCAAACAGAGCCGACCAAAAGCCCGAAGAAACAGTAACCATCGCTGGCAAGTGCTGCGAAAGCGGCGACATAATCATAGAAAGCGCCAATTTGCCCAAGGCAAAGCCGGGCGATATTTTGGCCGTGTTTTCAACGGGCGCTTATAACTATTCTATGGCGAGCAACTATAATCGAAACCTTATTCCGCCTATGGTCTTAGTCAATAAAGGCAAGGCCCAATACATCGTCAAGCCCCAAACCTACGAGGATTTAATTTCAAGGGATGTCATCCCCGAATGGTTAAAATAA
- a CDS encoding DegV family protein: MITLIVDSTAYITKKEASDLNIRIAPVTYYVKGQIYHEIYSDCNGDFINLLNANRNYCKTSQTNVATFLSAFEEEIRKGNQVLCLTLSSRLSGTYSSASIAARELKNPNIIVVDSLLTAGGLFLLAKEAVKMINSGLALQEMVPRLENARNEIKISFTVDDIMPLRRSGRLGLVRQSVGTILNIKPILKLVEGSIIYDGTARGKSEQIKILSEKIPPTAETAIVHYISDYNTAQKLAEHIKTNTPSVNVSLRLLGPVLGVHLGVGVVGVVWK, encoded by the coding sequence ATGATTACATTAATAGTTGATAGCACCGCTTATATTACCAAAAAAGAGGCCTCTGACCTTAACATACGAATCGCGCCCGTTACTTATTATGTTAAAGGTCAGATTTACCACGAGATTTATTCGGATTGCAACGGCGATTTTATAAACCTCCTTAACGCCAACCGCAACTACTGCAAAACATCCCAAACCAATGTCGCCACGTTTTTGAGCGCGTTTGAGGAAGAAATCCGCAAGGGCAATCAGGTGTTGTGCTTGACATTGTCGTCAAGATTGAGCGGAACTTACAGCAGCGCCTCAATCGCCGCAAGAGAACTCAAAAACCCCAATATAATCGTCGTTGATTCTTTGCTTACCGCGGGCGGCTTGTTTTTGTTGGCCAAAGAGGCTGTCAAGATGATAAATTCGGGCCTTGCTTTGCAAGAAATGGTGCCCAGACTAGAAAACGCGCGCAACGAGATAAAAATCTCCTTTACGGTGGACGATATAATGCCGTTGAGGCGCAGCGGAAGGCTGGGCTTGGTAAGGCAGTCCGTAGGCACAATACTCAATATAAAGCCTATCTTAAAACTAGTTGAAGGCTCAATTATTTACGACGGAACGGCGAGGGGCAAAAGCGAGCAAATAAAAATACTGTCCGAAAAAATACCGCCTACCGCCGAAACGGCGATAGTGCATTATATAAGCGATTATAATACCGCCCAAAAACTTGCCGAGCATATCAAAACAAATACGCCTTCGGTCAATGTGTCCCTTAGATTGTTAGGGCCTGTTTTAGGCGTGCATTTGGGCGTGGGCGTAGTAGGCGTGGTGTGGAAATAG